Proteins encoded within one genomic window of Epinephelus lanceolatus isolate andai-2023 chromosome 9, ASM4190304v1, whole genome shotgun sequence:
- the atoh1a gene encoding protein atonal homolog 1a — protein sequence MDVRNVEDWSRGAREVAVLESRLQSPKVMERGGEQQQLAESRIEPGLTLVDSSSDPRAWLAPVQPSGTCAAHATSPEYLRHSPCPSTGSYHESSSPESSGHPSPPSYRKPAKSPSSSSLKVRDLCRLQGTIPGPEEDACTRQRAQSSRPVNGVQKQRRVAANARERRRMHGLNHAFDELRSVIPAFDNDKKLSKYETLQMAQIYINALADLLQGPVSSSSSNSSSSNNDASNNNSNSPKCDIMLSPTVGFDGAKDRVSPSPTTCRTAAAVPVSGSSLPVHISGIPFRSSFDDGSFSALVEEAMRSPSPVSSTRAGSSLAPVGGGRKESPRSDGEFSPHSHFSDSDEIAMELHSSEEDDISELKLRGHHRHAAAF from the exons ATGGATGTCCGAAATGTGGAAGACTGGAGCAGAGGCGCGCGGGAGGTGGCGGTCCTCGAGTCGCGGCTACAGAGCCCGAAAGTGatggagaggggaggggagcagcagcagctcgcGGAGTCCCGCATCGAACCTGGACTGACGCTCGTggacagcagcagtgacccacgCGCCTGGCTGGCTCCGGTGCAGCCTTCTGGCACCTGCGCGGCACACGCCACTTCACCCGAGTACCTGCGGCACTCGCCCTGCCCGAGCACCGGCTCCTACCACG agaGTAGTTCCCCGGAGTCCTCGGGCCACCCCAGCCCTCCCAGCTACAGAAAACCTGCCAAGagcccctcctcttcctcgctcAAAGTCAGGGACTTGTGCCGTCTTCAAGGCACGATCCCCGGGCCCGAGGAGGACGCATGCACGAGACAGAGAGCCCAGTCCAGCAGACCTGTCAACGGGGTCCAGAAGCAGAGGCGCGTGGCCGCCAACGCGCGCGAGAGGAGGCGGATGCACGGGCTCAACCACGCGTTCGACGAGCTGCGCAGCGTCATCCCGGCGTTTGACAACGACAAGAAGCTCTCCAAATATGAAACTTTGCAGATGGCGCAGATTTACATCAACGCGCTGGCCGATCTGCTCCAAGGTCcggtgtcctcctcctcctccaacagcagcagcagcaataacGACGCgtcaaacaataacagcaactcGCCAAAGTGTGACATTATGCTTTCACCCACTGTTGGGTTTGACGGGGCGAAGGACAGGGTTTCTCCGTCCCCTACAACCTGCAGGACAGCAGCGGCTGTGCCCGTCTCAGGTAGCAGCTTACCTGTCCACATCAGCGGGATCCCTTTCCGCTCCTCCTTCGATGATGGGTCGTTTTCCGCCTTGGTTGAAGAAGCGATGCGCTCGCCCTCTCCTGTGTCCTCCACCCGGGCTGGCAGCTCGCTGGCACCGGTGGGAGGTGGGAGGAAGGAGTCTCCCCGGAGCGACGGAGAGTTTTCCCCGCACTCCCACTTCAGTGACTCGGATGAAATAGCGATGGAGCTCCACTCAAGTGAAGAAGATGACATCTCAGAACTGAAGCTACGCGGCCACCATCGCCACGCAGCTGCTTTCTAA